The following coding sequences lie in one Maribacter forsetii DSM 18668 genomic window:
- a CDS encoding DUF262 domain-containing protein has protein sequence MSQLDKIDISLKGIGQYLKLKGLMVPKYQRDYAWEEKHVNDLLFDISNALQNEEKEYFIGSIVVKNNENNRSEVVDGQQRLATITILINSIKSIFEKEGNLKKANQISNDFLMTHELRSEEDVPRLFLNENDHDFFFSHVLNDNVNLSTKKEVRLSHQKLLDAKKVIENKLSQILDANNQNSDVLIDWVIYIENNVKVIWVEVPDYSNAFTIFETLNDRGLDLAISDLLKNYLFHKSASAIKQAQQNWITMVSVLEAADSNSTVVPYIKYLWASYHGNVREKELYNKIKETVKTKTKALEFSNQLSDNSNLYTALLYADNHYWSDYGTSTRRNIRTINELGMVQIRPLLLSMLPKFDKKESEKSLASIVSLIVRLIVSGTLSSGVFERQFSITAMKIRNEDIRNQIELLESLKVITPSDERFKEAFQTFTISNSSIAKYLLSTIENYRRNDKGAELIPNNDETIVNLEHILPKKLNEEWMAFDEDEHKLYFKRLGNQTILNSRKNSRIGNKSYIEKTPIFLDSEFIITKEIGKYSEWNKESINSRQNQFASDAIKCWKMK, from the coding sequence ATGAGTCAATTAGATAAAATCGATATATCACTTAAAGGAATAGGTCAATACTTGAAATTAAAAGGACTTATGGTTCCTAAGTATCAAAGAGATTATGCCTGGGAAGAAAAGCATGTTAATGATCTTTTATTTGACATTTCAAATGCCCTTCAAAACGAAGAGAAAGAGTACTTTATCGGGTCTATAGTTGTTAAAAACAATGAAAATAATAGATCCGAAGTTGTTGATGGACAGCAAAGACTTGCAACAATCACCATACTTATTAACAGTATTAAGTCAATATTTGAAAAAGAAGGGAATCTTAAAAAAGCTAATCAAATATCTAATGATTTTTTAATGACTCATGAACTTAGATCAGAAGAAGACGTACCTAGGTTGTTCTTAAACGAAAATGACCATGATTTCTTCTTTTCACATGTTTTAAATGATAATGTCAATTTAAGCACTAAAAAAGAAGTCCGTCTAAGTCATCAAAAATTACTCGATGCAAAAAAAGTTATAGAAAATAAATTATCACAAATCTTAGACGCCAATAATCAGAATTCTGATGTATTGATTGATTGGGTTATTTATATTGAAAATAATGTAAAAGTTATTTGGGTAGAAGTTCCTGATTACTCAAATGCCTTTACAATTTTTGAAACGCTTAACGACAGAGGACTAGACTTAGCAATTTCTGATTTATTAAAGAATTATCTATTTCATAAATCGGCAAGTGCGATAAAACAGGCCCAACAAAATTGGATTACTATGGTTAGTGTTTTAGAGGCTGCAGATAGTAATTCAACGGTCGTTCCATATATTAAATATTTATGGGCTTCCTATCATGGAAACGTTCGAGAAAAAGAACTTTATAACAAAATTAAAGAAACCGTTAAAACCAAAACTAAAGCTCTTGAATTCTCAAACCAGCTCTCTGACAATTCAAATCTTTATACTGCACTTCTCTATGCGGATAACCACTATTGGTCAGATTATGGTACGTCTACAAGACGTAATATTCGTACGATTAACGAATTGGGTATGGTACAAATAAGACCTTTGTTACTTTCGATGCTACCAAAGTTTGACAAAAAAGAATCAGAGAAATCCCTGGCATCAATTGTTTCATTAATTGTACGACTAATAGTTTCAGGAACTTTAAGTAGTGGAGTTTTCGAAAGACAATTTTCAATTACTGCAATGAAAATCCGTAATGAAGATATTCGCAATCAAATTGAGCTTTTAGAAAGTTTAAAGGTAATTACACCAAGTGATGAAAGATTTAAAGAAGCATTTCAAACATTTACTATTTCCAACTCCTCTATTGCAAAATATCTTCTATCAACAATTGAAAACTATCGAAGAAACGACAAAGGTGCTGAGCTAATACCAAACAACGATGAAACCATTGTAAATCTGGAACATATCCTCCCAAAAAAATTGAATGAAGAGTGGATGGCATTTGATGAAGATGAGCATAAATTATATTTCAAGCGATTGGGTAATCAGACAATTCTAAACTCACGAAAGAACTCACGGATCGGAAACAAAAGCTATATTGAAAAGACACCAATCTTCTTAGATTCAGAATTTATTATTACCAAAGAAATCGGTAAATACTCAGAGTGGAATAAAGAATCAATTAATTCTAGGCAGAATCAATTTGCTTCTGACGCCATAAAATGTTGGAAAATGAAATAA
- a CDS encoding putative phage abortive infection protein: MSLNLESEISEASIRIQSRQAEINEEIIALEVKTKSYTGWAWGFVWAGFVLSIISVILYICKNTDAGFGLNLLGDFLGGSVASLWSLAGLFLIYVAFLGQKQQLLNQQLEIMYNQLEVKYTRLELAGQKEEMKLQNQTLLNQKFENTFFQLLTLFNSIIDSLDLRNKESKQIISTGRDCFYDFYKRFTSHVARHGGNKEDIPIQYVIKAYNIVYDGNKADLSHYFRTIYHIFKFINDSEIDNKNRYASIARAQLSSFEQILLFYNCLHENGLDKFKPLIEKYRVFKNIDDSLLISISHKLEYKPSAFGK; the protein is encoded by the coding sequence ATGAGTTTAAATTTAGAGAGTGAAATTAGTGAAGCTTCAATTAGAATTCAATCTCGACAAGCTGAGATAAATGAAGAGATAATAGCTTTAGAAGTTAAAACCAAATCTTACACTGGTTGGGCATGGGGATTTGTGTGGGCAGGTTTCGTCTTATCTATCATATCAGTAATTCTCTACATCTGCAAAAACACTGATGCAGGTTTTGGTTTAAACTTATTAGGGGATTTTTTAGGAGGCAGTGTAGCCTCGTTATGGTCATTAGCTGGATTGTTTCTGATTTATGTAGCGTTTTTAGGTCAAAAACAGCAACTTTTAAATCAGCAACTTGAAATTATGTATAACCAATTAGAAGTTAAGTATACAAGATTGGAATTAGCAGGACAAAAGGAAGAGATGAAATTGCAAAACCAAACTCTACTTAATCAAAAATTTGAAAATACTTTCTTTCAGCTTCTAACCTTGTTTAATAGTATAATAGACTCCTTGGACTTAAGAAATAAAGAATCTAAACAAATTATATCTACTGGCAGAGATTGCTTTTACGACTTTTATAAACGTTTTACATCCCATGTAGCTAGACATGGCGGAAACAAAGAAGATATCCCTATTCAGTACGTTATTAAAGCTTATAATATAGTGTATGATGGTAACAAAGCTGACTTAAGTCATTACTTTAGAACTATTTATCACATATTTAAATTTATTAATGATTCTGAAATAGATAATAAAAATAGGTATGCATCTATTGCTAGAGCTCAACTATCCAGTTTCGAACAAATCTTATTATTTTATAATTGCCTACATGAAAATGGGCTAGATAAATTTAAACCTCTTATTGAAAAATATAGAGTTTTTAAAAATATAGATGATTCATTACTTATAAGTATAAGTCATAAGTTGGAATACAAGCCATCAGCATTTGGTAAATAA